The genomic stretch ACCTGCGTTCTCTGCAcacatgaaaagtttgtttcGTAGCCTGACTGGAAGATTGGTGACAGTGAATATGCTTCGATCTGCTTTCATCACCTGGTCATATGGCAGAgagtaagataattatttttttctactatACACTGCACAGCTTTTTTTCTGCCTCATCAAAGTAAAAATACTCACTCAACAAACTTAGAGATATTCACATCAGTCCAACTTTATCCTGggattgaatttttttgtttctctttctcggTCATGCACTGGTGTGAGTTGATTATTGTTGCTGAAAAACCTTACTCAAAGGAGCATCATAATCTTATAGAAATAAACAATTATAAAACatcttgaaaaaggaaaactggagGTTGCTCTGTGACATttccctaaataaaaaaaataaaacagagaaAAGCTATGTGCAATATAGAATTTATAACAACAGGACATTTTATgaaatatatgttgtagttaattttttatgtcaggtaatttttattttcctttggtttaAACGTCTTtgccatacatcaccatactcaaaaacaaaaggagaataaaattacctgagataaaaaatcacCTAAAACATATACATTGGACCACTGGTGATCAGCATTAACAGTAGGTGAACAAGACAACCAATGATTACAAATATTTTCCACACATTAAATTTTGGCGGGTAGTGTTTGGTAGGTCTGCCTTTCTTCGTGTTCATAGTCATCTCTAAAATAAGTTCTCCATTTCACAGTGATTGCACAGATGCCCTTAAGGCATCATTGGCGGCCGCTCTCAGATATTCATGGCAACAAGCCCAGCGTACCTATGACCGCGGTACCGCCAATGACAGAAAGCAGCTTGCTGTCAACCTAGCCAGGGAGTATGCAGAGGACCATTTGGAAGAGGAACCCGATAATGGCCAACCGCAGAGTTTCGGTGACTGCCCATTCAAACCGGGTGACTTTGTAGCTGTGGTGGAAGAGCATAGCAAGCTTAACTGCCCAA from Porites lutea chromosome 1, jaPorLute2.1, whole genome shotgun sequence encodes the following:
- the LOC140941099 gene encoding uncharacterized protein is translated as MKSLFRSLTGRLVTVNMLRSAFITWSYGRDDCTDALKASLAAALRYSWQQAQRTYDRGTANDRKQLAVNLAREYAEDHLEEEPDNGQPQSFGDCPFKPGDFVAVVEEHSKLNCPKVLIGQIHSLNQQGDVSLLWYKNVSRNLYKLELSGEQWTESLESLVPVTVKVPKNRPGLYQLCTSPRQIHKVVFAD